In Sesamum indicum cultivar Zhongzhi No. 13 linkage group LG8, S_indicum_v1.0, whole genome shotgun sequence, the sequence GTTTTCTCTATCTTTCccctttcttttccatttccagATACTGTATTTCTTGGATTCCAGTGGAAAGTATGGTGGCTTTGATTCCTGTagcatttttttgttttcttttgtcttgCCTTCGCTCACTAGCTTGCTGTAATTTTTTGCCTGCCTCTACAGTTACTAGTGTGTTTTGTGACCAATTGTGTTGACTTAGGCTTTTTTCCTGGTTGAGTTTATGTTCTCTCTATTTTCCCCcttcttttcaatttccagATACTGTATTTCTTGGATTTTAATGGAAGTATGGTGGCTTGGATTCCTTTTAGTTTTGTGTTTCGTTTGTGTTGCCCCCGCTCACTAgcttgctttaattttttgcctGCCTTTACTGTTATTAGTGTGCTTTGCAACCAATTGTATTCACTTAGGATTTGTTTGATTCAGTGAGtggaaaagggaaaaggaaGTGAAAAGGGAAGGGGAGGGGAAGCAATAACACTTTTCCTTAAATTGTTTGTATTATTGATAGGGTAGTAAATCTTAAATATTTCCACGTGTTTGTTAAGAAATAGACTCagaaaaaaagattatcttttgtaatttttaacaactagccgttttctcattattttgtctaagtaaataaataatttaaaactaagataattttaaacttaaaaaaataaaaatgaacctgttaacttattaataaaaatatgcatcAACATTCAACAAGAATACGAATGAAATATTGTTTAGATGTCAATCTTTCAAATAAAGGAGTCTTGTTTTATAGATAAATTATGTCTACAGAcaatatagtaaataaaaataaaatgggtaCTTTCATGGTCTTTTTAGCCTGATTTTCGACACAAACAAAATTTGGTTTGGGAGgtgtttcatatttttgcaGCTTTACTTCCCCTCCATTTATAACCTTTTTGTATAAGTCCCTTTATACTTTCACTTTTTCACATGTGTATTTTTCACGCGGACCAAATGAGCCCTTAATGTGGATTTTATATCGTTCTAGCTTTTACTTCTTAACTTAATACCAAGAGAAAATCTCCAGAAGAGATATTTGACTCGTTTCTTTGGCTGCAATTTATACGTCAGCTGTTCACCTAACCTTTTCCCCCCTTTATACAGGAGATGAAGAAGCGATGTGATGGGAAAAGGTTCTATCCGGTTCATTTGTTTAGACACTTTTCTTACCATTTTCTCAACACTAGCGGAGGTTTCACTTGTTTATTCTTAACCTCATATTGTTTCCTTTTGTTCTGAAATAACTTCCAGAGAAATATATGAAGATCTGATgaagaaacagaaagagagagggaggTTAAGAAACAGTAAAGGCGAATGTTTTAACTCGCCCCTGCTGCAAGAAGCACATGATGAATATGATGAGGAGGCAAATGTATTTGTCTTCCGCATGAAATCTCTAAAACAAGGACAATCCCGTAGTTTTTTGACACAGGCATCTCGGCATCATGCTGCAcaggtttgttttctttctgaGAAAACATTAGATACATGAAACGTGATTTCTTGTTACATCACAGTTGACTCATAGATCTTCACTTTTACAACAGTTGTACTTCTTCAAGAAGGCGCTCCGATCTTTGGAGGCAATTGAGCCACATGTCAGGATGCTTGCCGAACAGCTCCATATTGATTACCAATTTACTGGACTCAAAGATGATGAGCGTGAtatttatgatgatgatgatgaaagtGATGGAGACGATGAAACTGAAGATGGTTCAGAAACCCATGATGAAGGAGAATTGAGTTTTGACTATGGACAAAATGGTCCAGTCCAAGAAGTCTCttcatcaaaaaattcaatggaGGTACAACTTTAACATCTCTTGATACTGAAGTAGAATATCCGTCTGTCAGTCAAAATAAAGAACTTCTGATCAACTATTTCACATGCTTTCGCTGTTGTTCAAGCACCACAAGTCTTGCTTATTGACACTAATTTGATCTTAAAGGGTGTTCCAACTGTTGGGgtaacttaaattttgactgaCGGAGCAAAACTTCCTTTTGGCATGTGAAACTATGAAATCCTTGAAGTTGTTGTACTGCTTTGAGTTACTAACTGGTCACTCATCATCCTTTAACCTGTCAATTCGTGCATTTTAAATGCAGCTGCCTCTGTAAGCCATCTGGGAGTTCATAAGGAGCACAGCCAGATTATACTAGGAAAACAGTTTTTCATATTGGCAATCAGTTAGCATTTTGTTTGTGATAGATAAACCATCTTAACCTCATGGGTACCATGATACACAATGAGTCATTGCCTTGATGGGCTTGTTTGCTAATCTTCACTAAAATTATCTTCTCAGACTATTCTTGAAACTTGTTTCTCCGattatttgtcataatttcaGCTGATATAGCCATCTATGGTTacttaaaatttgttatatttttgcaGTTGGATAATACTGATGCGGTATTTGCTGCTGACGTTAAATTGGTTTCTGCAATGGTGAGGAATTCAAGTTGTATGTTTTTGCTGATGGTTCTTTCTCCTAATTGCCACTGCCTCCTACCTGACCACGTCAAAGTTCAACTAAACTTTTTAATAAGTTTTCGTACATGCtgctttattttgtaaatttttttctcccttctgttttcctcctctttgaacTTTGGGTCTTAGTTAAAAATTGCTTCAAAAAGAAGTTCAAAGCATAATTCGGTAATTACAGAAACGAATTGGTGACTTTTGAATTGGACCAAGTGCTGGGACATCATAAAGGGAAAGTAGGATTAACAGTGAGATTCATGATAGTAGTTGTTCCATTTATGAGCAAACGGAtttgtttgatgaaataaatttgttgCAACTAATAGTTGACGTAGTTATAGATCTACCTATCTGAATGAAGACTGCCCGGACAATGAGAAAGATTTTTGCACCTTGGATTTTATCTGATGTTATTCTCTTAAAGCGTTGAATGAAGACAGAAGTTGTTATAGTTCACGGGTTGCATCTGTGTGGTGGATGTTTCATTTGAAGTCCAAGTAATCCACAATTTCATACATAGGAAAGCATGCATTCAGTTTCGTTTTTTGATGTTTGCATTGTGAGTCACACGTcttgtatttaaatatttctccAACTCCATTATTAGATTGATATTAACAACGCATTATGGTGTACTTTCGGTCCATGCTTTCAGGAGATTTTACGAAGTCCTGGTcgaaattctttttctttccaaagAGGGCCCCGAGTGATCAGCAAATCAGCACCTCTCTTTCCTGAAAAGAAACTTGATTCAGCTGAGCGAGTGAAGCATTTGGGGTCTTCGGCATCACGAAAATTCACTTCTTATGTCCTACCCACGCCAGATGAGGCAAAGAGTCCAGTATCGGGGAAATTGTTGAATGAAGTATCTCAAACAAGACAAACAGTGTTCAACCTTCGGCATTCATCTCCTTTAGATCAGAGCAAGTATGAGAAACTTGGGGCAAATGAGAAATTATCTGGACCAATCATCTTAGACATGCAATCTGTACTGAAAGAGAGCAACAACACCACTAAAGCAACTCCCTTGCCCCCTCCATTGACAGAAGGCCTTTCACTTAAAcaacttgaccaaaatgtcGCATCTCATGCTAAGAAAGCCAAAAGACAGGCTTTCTCTGGTCCATTAACAGGAAATCCATGGCCACATAACCGAAATTTCACAGCCAGTGGGCCCATTGTCTCATCAGCCTTCCCTCCACCATTTTCCGGGTCCCTATTACGCACCCCATTACCCCATCCAGCATCAACCCCCAAGTTGTCTTCTCGTGTTTCACCTACTTTCGTGTCATCCCCTAAAATTAGTGAGCTTCATGAGCTTCCTCGCCCCCCAGCTCATTTAGCTGCTAGAAGACCCTCCAATCGTGGTGCTCATTCTGGTCCCTTAATATCACAGAGTCATGAGCTGTCTACTGCATGTGTATCGACAACATCCACAGCAGCATCTGCACTCACTATGACACCGCAGTCATTGCCACGCAGCTACTCCATTCCGGCTGGAGGTTCAATAGAAATAGCATTACATGTTCCTTCAGAAGGTTCTCAAGACTTAAAGATGGCAGAAGATATTTCCTCTCCTGTCCAGCCAGCTTCTCCTACATCATAGCTACTAGCCAGCCAGATGACTGAAGGTAATTGGAAAATTCACTTCTCAGCTAAAGCATGCATATTGATattgtttattaaataaggTAAAATTTCAATAGGGTATACACAAAATTTATACAGACACAGAAGAAAAATTGCTTCAGTTATCACCCACCTTCCTAGAAGAATATGGATTGAAGTATCTATACCACCTTGATAGAGGTAGAGAGAGATTTCTGCTAGAGGGTCAAAAACtccacaaaatgaaaaaaactgGATCTGGAGGATAGAACCCTTATCTGTGTTCATGTCTTTGCTTTAGTATTTGGATAGGGTGGCTCTGGAGCCATGTTGCATtttttcgtggaattatgcaGATTTCTTATTGTTTAGGAGGAAAATGTATATGGTTCATTCTTTTTGATACCTAAAGATCTAAGTCACCGCTGTGCCATGGCAGTTTTAGGCGCAAGAGAGCTCTCTGGTTTAGTGTATCCTCAAGAGGGCCTCTGTAATTAACGTAGTTTTCAGGTACTCTGCAGATGATACAGATTATCTACCTATACTGAAAATGCATAGGCTTACAGCAAATATCTGTTGAAACGAAGTTAAATATGCCAACGTTTTATTTGGTTTTAGCACTTACAACAAAGAGAAGCGAAAGGAGGCATATGCCTTGGGCTCTCAATACAAAAAcagaagaatattttaaaatatgctaGTCCCCCCTGCTCCAATTCCATGTGGATATTTGATCGAACTAAAGGAGAATTCATGCGTTCACTTCAAAGTCTCACTCACCTATAAAAACACTTCGTCATGTGGGTGAAATGTCTACAAACACGAAAAAggacttttattttattattttgctcTCACTCAGTGATAAATGTGCTAATGTAGATGATCTGGATAGCTACAAGCTTAGAACCGGGAGTATTGAGTTGTCTATTTAATGTTCCCGAGAGTTGATAGATTGCAAATGCTCGCGAAATACTGCAGCATATTACATTTTACTCTTTGAGTTTGTGAGTTGTGCATGATTAGCCTGTTTCTTAGTCAAATATAAAGAGAGAAGTACCATGAGCACAAATTAGtggaaaaatgatattactgACACAAGTTAACGAAACGAGACGTGTAGGTTCACTAAACCCAAAAAGTAGTAAAATCAGCTGTGCACTCTCTTCATTGACTTTAACAGAGTACtgatttcattttgaacatgtTATTTCTCTTGttgtggaatttttttttttcgatgcATGCCTGCGTTTACACGATAATGATGCTGATTTGGTATTATTGTTGACAGGTAACTTGAAGAGGATACATTAGAGCGCCGCTCTACTTCTCAGCCATCAAAGGGAAATTTGTTAATAGTTACTAGTTAActctttctaattttgttaGTCATGTATAAATCACTAGCTCCTCAGATTTGCTATCTAGTCGCTGTTATGAGCAAATATTGTACCATAACCAGTGACACAATCAATTTTGTAATGAACCATGTCCTAGATATGGAAGCTGTAACAGTACTAGCCTTCTGGAAACGAGTCTGAATCAGTGCAAGATTGATATTAATTGGACATTGTCTGAGCTATTGAGAATGATCAGCTATCGTCATATAATTAGGTCTAGCTTGGACCTGGGAGTTACCCTTGCTCAATGCAAATCTTGTTTCAATTAATACTGGTAACAATTGCTGAGAttgctttatatatatatatatatatatatatatatattactatttgAAGATTGTTCCCATCTCTTATATACTCCATATGATTTGAGGTGGACTTGGGATATCCATATCTCATAGTTTGAACTTTTGAACAAACAGTAGTTCTGAGAGGGCCATCAAAGCTAACTATTTAAGACCCAATCCCATAGAGTTTACTAGTTACAATGATGTCTGGTTCCAACACATTACTCATAGCGCAATTCTATCTGGTATTATTACTTCTAAACATCTTTCATTTGCAGCCTCCGACGTTGTATCTCACGAATCCCATCAGCTCAGGCCCTTCTAATCTTGAGTTGTTCGCAAAACTGCAAAACCAGGgaaaaagagaacaaaatgCTCAATCAAAATTAGACAAATCAATTCAACAATATATACTGCAGCCGATACTTCACAATCAGTTCATATACTTGGGGCGTGCTCTTATCAGCTTTCAAGactttataaaatgtttgataAGTTCTTTtgagaataaatttataagatcaCAAGAAATAAGATGTTTGGAGTTTGTAAGCTCGTTTGGAATAGAAAAAGTAAGGaattctcaatttatttttaaactcctaacaaattaattccttttgAAATTGTGGTAgacattttataagtttcgtgatcttattttatttaaacattcgagaagatttaattttaaaaataagattcaatatcttataaattctaaaGGTGTATTACAAGATGTATGAGTTTGTAAGCTATCGTTTTCAATAAGCTACCTTTCTTGGGTGAACTTAGAGAAGGCGCCCACCGTTGGGATCGTCCCACACAAATCATTGTCCGACACATCGCTGTGCAGGCAGAAATAAGTTCCAAATTAATCAAAACCATGCGAAGGGCTACTTAATTAGCTAGCTTCAAATcttgaataataataaggcTCACAAAATCTTGAGGTTTCCAAGCTTGGTAAGTTCCCTAGGAATTCTTCCAGTCAGCCTGTTACCATTAAGCCGCCTGATGATAATGTCGCCGTATCAGAAGCACAAAACAATGATacatactaaaataataataatgtaataaagcagcagcagcagcagatgGAAATTATTACAGGAATTTGAGATTTGAAAGGTTTGAGAAAGAAGGAGGGATTGATCCAGTAAGGTTGTTATGGTACAAATCCAGGCTCACAAGACTCTTGAGCTGTCCGAGTTCTGCTGGAATTGGTCCCGTCAAGTTGTTCATGTACAGTTCCCTGTAATTAAACCACCAACCATgcatttcatttaattaattagtacttGCTTATTAAATGTAGTAATGCATATATCAgaacacccccccccccccgggaATTGGTATTGAtaaaaccccccccccccccgggtAGAGTATACGGTACTGACAGATACTGAAGGCTTTCCAGCTTCCCCAGCTCAGGCACAAGCTTCCCTGATAGCTTAGCATTTCCAAGATCACTtccaagaagaaaaaaaacatttaaaaaattagcttCTTTAGTTGAAACTAATGAGAATTAAGAGTGAGTGAAAAATGAAGGGGTGATGACTGACAGTCGAGTAACCCTATTATGAACAGGATCGCAGGTGACATGAAACCAAGTGCATGGGTCGACCAGGGTCGGATCCCAGCTCTGCAACACCTTTTCCGGGTCATTTAAACTTCTTCTCAATGCATACAGAGCATCCCCTTTTAATTCAACAACACCTCAATTACACCATtacttaattatcaaaaaatgaaataactactcattaagaacaaaagatgttgttaattaattaccttCTAAATTTGCATCTATGGCTGATAATGCAAGAAAGAGGAGAAGTAGATGACGATGAGAAACAAGAACCCTTCTTCTGCAGCACCCCATGTTTGAAGTGTAAAacccttcttttctttctttcttagttTATGATATGATtcccaattcttgaattttaaagggtttttttcttctttgttcttctctctctctcttgaatttaaaagggtttttttctttttcttgttaacTCTCTCTCTTATAAAGAAGGAAAGGAATAAGGAGTGGGGAGGGAATCCAAATCCATGTTGGGGAATTTATAGAGCCCATAAAAGGACTACTCAGTGTAAATGTTAGGTCTTTGAGGGGATGTGGGGTTGCATCTGTCTGTGTAGTGTGTCtcatctctctccctctctctcgaTGATTGggaaatttcaaaaagaaaaaaaaaaaaaaacttggaatttcaagaatttggaCCTCATCtgtttgttataatatatagaagAATGCAAAGGGCAAAGGGTAAAGTGGGGCTCTTTGAAAtggaacatatataaatacatcatATTGTTActcaaaatactaaaatgatggaaacaagacaaaacataaaaagaaataaagctGTGGTGTTTGAGCAATTCTTTGtccttttttccattttcattctcttaattttttggagatttttatttctttataaggATAACCAATTATGCATTAACAaatgtttgtgtgtgttttatattattatttctttaattacacaaacattcTATATCGTTTGCAACATTACAAGAACATCCCCTACCTCATGAGAAaacattaatgtaatttacctacaTAATCTACTCAAAGATTTATGGtgttagttatttatttacgACATATGATTAATGATTCACACCTGTGTGCaacacatattattatataataaacataaaCCAATTAATGTACATTATAGTATAGGTTTCCTTGAAACATGTCTGAGGAACACAAGATGACAACAGTTGATTTTTCGAGCATATTTTGTCTTTCAATTCTTCACATTTGTGTACtctctatgtatatatgtacctTAAAAAACTCAAACATGGAAAAACTGCAAAAcctctatttttaattcaagaaacaaaacCCTTGAAAAAATCCAATTACGTGGATATTCGTGTTGGTCGGGCTCACAATTGACGAAAGTACTGTTTGGTGTTCATTTTTTTGCATGCTTTTTTAGTCATGTATCCTGTTTCTTTTTACgtacttttttttccttaagagattttaaacaattaggtaaatcaattatttatcattacatttatttttttttaaaaaaaatcatgcactatatatatatacacaaatgATTGGTAATATATAGAGCGAATGTTTTAATTAAaccaatattcaaatttcaaaaattgacaaattaagaataaattcgtcaaaaacttgtaattatggGTGCAATTTGGCATGTGCAGTGCACCTCATGTGAGCCCGAAGTTCCAATCAAATTGTGATTTTTGATGGATTTTATCTTTAATgttcaaattctttaaaattgtCGACTTAAATATCAAGTTGATCAGTTCCAATTAGACTGAATCCACTTCTTACaattatggattaaaattataatttttctatttattggCACCATAAACagaatttcttatttttttttttaaagtaaacgctcaaattagaatttttaccTCTTTTAACCTTTTAAAattaggtaaattatattgacctTGCTTCAGTTTAGGCCTAAATGCACAAATCCTCTTGCTTTTTGCAATTAAAACTATAAGTACACCCCTCTTAGTGATTGTTTGTGTAATCTTCTGCCACTAAATAAAAGTATACCTGTAATTACAATAACCTCAACGGGGtgtagtgtaattttaaaaccaatgaaaatttaatctaatttcagaaaatgtcaatataattatttttaaaattcgttcattattatatacatatatatatatatatatataacattattATAACCACTTTTACGTTCTTTTGACTTacaatttatttcctttccCTTGATTAAACTTTGTCAAAggcatttataatttgaatatatatatatatacatatatgaatcaaaaagtaaatttacTTGAATAATGATATATCGCACTttcaatcattaaaaaaaaaaaggatatgTCACATCTTTCAAATTGTGCAAGCATTAGATTGACCCCACCAAAACTTTGCATAATTAGAGTGCATAAAGTCTAATAGAGCCATATTCTCCAACTAAGCACTTCACatggaatttttatttattttttttttatactcaaaataaCGTGGTTGATATCAAGTATTAGAATTAATATCTACTAATATATGAATTGttgttcaattttaataaaagctgttgattaattataaatatttaatatgaataattaatatattaatttttataattatcaatgtTTGAGATTATATTGTCATCGTAATTGAtgtactttaaaaaaaaataaaagaaagaaataaggGGTGCATGGTCCAAATCGcttgagaaaaagaattatcggtcttgatttatttaaaaaaataatatcttttttcttcaagaaaaaGTCCCTCTTGAAAGCATTTGATTCGTTGATTAAAGTTTTAACATCTTTAagtgatttttgtttaatattagTTACTTTGAAAGTATATTTCGATAATTGTTAAATCAAGGATTTGAGTGAGTATTTTAAACtcaaaagtaatttatatatgaagTGAATTTATATTCGCAAAGCAAATAGGGTCAcatatattctaaaaattatcaataacgaaataaatagtataatacatttaagatataattaaatgaatttcaaaCAAGCTCATGATACAAGTATGTAAGCAAAcgtcaatttttaaatattggagatttatacattaatttaatccctgtttgataatgtgattgagtagtccaaacatataatatttcaaatgctAATATGATTCTCGTGTTATTTGGcccaattttaatattatcactttaaaaataaatttcatccaaattacacatttatttccactgaaattatttttttttatctatttattgcATTATGCCTGTGAAATAAATTTCTGATCATTTCATTAATCTCATAAATGAGgttaatttttacttataaaattataaattgaaacgttacaatcatttttttaaaaattgatgatttcaaaataaaattttctaaaattaattgtgcAATTGTTGAGCTAAACTGAAgcataatcaattaaatgcaaaataagTAAGTGGGGTAAAGATGGAATGTTGtaagtgataataatattttctcaaaagaaGTGAGTTTGACCAATTAAGTACACACCACTTTGAAAATGAATGGTTTTGTTCTTTGCTTTTGAAGAGCAACAACCATAGAAGATGGACACCCAAAAAGCCTCTCTTCATTCTTCACACAAAAAGCCAAAAGCTTTCCACATGGACCACTCAACTTAGTGGAAtattattatgccaaattccagttgatggattttaaatttctaataatagatttttttatattttttataattttgaatttaaatgatattttttaaattatttatggatATCAAATTCAAGTTACTTGAAATCTTTTTACCAAATCTTTCCGATTAATTCCAAATCATTCCATCGATATTGAGTTCCAATCATGTTTATTAggatattgatttaattaagttaattgcAACATACTCCAGTATAAATACTAATAGGCATAAAACCCTCtaaatagaacaaagaacagcAACCAGCCTTGCTAAAGTGGTAAGGTTAAGGCTTTACAACTAAATATATTGTGGATTTAGGCACCGTTATTGTGTGAATATATTCTTTGATTTGAATATATCAATGTGTGGAATTAGTTTttgaatttagatttaatgataatgtatatattgaatcgaatcttataaaaagaaaaaatataaaaaagagcAATATAACATTCCGAACTCTTAAGGAAGGGGGCAACGCAACTCTTGAACGAGGGAGACAATgagtttctttttaaaaattcataaagtcggattcattttttttaagcctattaatattttaacaggAATGCATGcagttgaatttaatttaatttaatttaattaataatttttaatttgaaaatatatgtagTTAATTTCCTCAAGAAAGTGTGCTAGTAACtttattaccaaattttcCCTCAATCAATGGGGATTAGCATTCACCACTGACTTTTTAAATGCATTGTGTTGGTTATCCCACCATGTTaataaatttggatttattataatgttaatttagcattttttattttttttaagaggaTCAAAGttgagtttttaatttttaatgggatttgaaattatgagctatatctttcataaaaataaaatcacaaccaTTAAATCATTTGATCGTTAgtattttatcttgtttggtgCTAATACAACTTTATCATCCATTATATCGTTCagtacatttaaatttaaattttggtataaaatattaataattcaaagtaataaatatatttaaaagagacaaaaaaaaattattataaaggtAGACATCCACTTATATTTGTAAAACTTTATTAATCGAGCAAAACCTAATTGGCCACTATTGCTCTTTTTCTTCAATCTACAAACAAAGTGTGATATATAGACCAAAAGCACtgtattatgaaaaattctaacCCAAATCAGGTTTTGTCAAATCAAACCAATCACATGGtgaatgtattatatttattgtgtgattgattatttttctttaactatatactaattatacaataagtatattatagcgataattacactatgctctcctgaaatttggtgtaattatagaCCCTCTATgctttggaaaattacatctagcacccctgaAGTTTACTtatgtttaacaaataagtcccctcgttagtcaaaattcaacaacaacaaaaaaaagaatctataTTAACCCCTAGTTgacttattataggtcaaataattttttgtgatcaaattacccttatacgtCTTAACGCGCTAATGCATTtgagaaggtatattttcatcgtTAAAAAagtagtttagttcgaaaaaaaaaatattttatctgcaataagtcagtaatcaatcaatcaaggataaatatcaattttcattcaattttgtcaatattagcaaatttagttaattttgactaatggatgtatttatttgttagatggaaacaaatttcaaaattgctagatataatttttcaaactacaaagtctacatataattatgccaaacttaAAGTGAgataagtgtaattatccctatatttataattagtttaagtCTAATTAAACCGGTCCGAACTATAATTTTGGTTGTATTATTTGGTTAGGTCCAAATGTTCCATTATGAATCCTAGTAAAATTGCATGCTTTCCTGTCGTACATACTC encodes:
- the LOC105168459 gene encoding uncharacterized protein At2g33490; translated protein: MKTSLRKLQKFAALRHDRRAQKHHQSLALDELARATQDMNDMRDCYDRLLSAAAATANSVYEFSESLREMGDCLLEKTALNDDEESGKVLLMLGKVQFELQKLVDGYRSHIFQTITNPSESLLNELRTVEEMKKRCDGKREIYEDLMKKQKERGRLRNSKGECFNSPLLQEAHDEYDEEANVFVFRMKSLKQGQSRSFLTQASRHHAAQLYFFKKALRSLEAIEPHVRMLAEQLHIDYQFTGLKDDERDIYDDDDESDGDDETEDGSETHDEGELSFDYGQNGPVQEVSSSKNSMELDNTDAVFAADVKLVSAMEILRSPGRNSFSFQRGPRVISKSAPLFPEKKLDSAERVKHLGSSASRKFTSYVLPTPDEAKSPVSGKLLNEVSQTRQTVFNLRHSSPLDQSKYEKLGANEKLSGPIILDMQSVLKESNNTTKATPLPPPLTEGLSLKQLDQNVASHAKKAKRQAFSGPLTGNPWPHNRNFTASGPIVSSAFPPPFSGSLLRTPLPHPASTPKLSSRVSPTFVSSPKISELHELPRPPAHLAARRPSNRGAHSGPLISQSHELSTACVSTTSTAASALTMTPQSLPRSYSIPAGGSIEIALHVPSEGSQDLKMAEDISSPVQPASPTS
- the LOC105168460 gene encoding somatic embryogenesis receptor kinase 2 — its product is MGCCRRRVLVSHRHLLLLFLALSAIDANLEGDALYALRRSLNDPEKVLQSWDPTLVDPCTWFHVTCDPVHNRVTRLDLGNAKLSGKLVPELGKLESLQYLELYMNNLTGPIPAELGQLKSLVSLDLYHNNLTGSIPPSFSNLSNLKFLRLNGNRLTGRIPRELTKLGNLKIFDVSDNDLCGTIPTVGAFSKFTQESFANNSRLEGPELMGFVRYNVGGCK